From one Bifidobacterium sp. WK012_4_13 genomic stretch:
- a CDS encoding SpaA isopeptide-forming pilin-related protein: MEFRHIGKRVAGFLVASSVAFAGMAFTNTAQAVPATDATIEIKVEHNALNSESFTAYLLGSYENEKYLWGNGPLESLKIAANTNTTANSAIHDIAKGLADADAGVDEKVPANWVASHWLGYAITNDEYGLNEDTKSAASPYAGILQRFAKQLAQSSAFTSNTEFKKETGSLSIAAGESFTIGGLKTGLYLITSTKADTLPMIVGTKSWDGFNFVDYEDVGGNKRELGVGVLKNEDIPYMWKEITNGENGFGIHDVVQYQITYPIPAIGTHSTDTSYAISIADGPGAGITFDESETVNSLSITAGKNPVELSKVDGITAAVTGGTFNLGGIEKLFIGGSSGAWTDLQQLTVDVVDWQGEPDTEIVDVSPGTLLYIRFTARVNNNAVSIDATQYPHTDAKAASNPDLAANTATATLTQPGVNDPDDKDSATAYVFGINLKKVNKGNHKQTLEGAEFAIKRLKDDKDLNFDSIGSGEFELTWSGVSVPTSFSNGVFKITGLSAGKYEFTETKSPSGYYALDPFIVVIKPNWFTSIDHYKSGQIVDTLEYSVEDVADDTVWIGDLNTDTGKYQTVYVGDPESNVANLPYTGGIGIAIFLIVGICVTVVGIRAHRQSVKAETAATAI; this comes from the coding sequence ATGGAATTCAGACATATCGGGAAGAGGGTAGCAGGTTTTCTTGTTGCATCCTCAGTCGCGTTTGCTGGCATGGCCTTTACCAACACGGCGCAGGCAGTTCCAGCCACCGACGCAACGATCGAAATCAAGGTTGAGCATAACGCTCTCAACAGCGAGAGCTTCACTGCGTATCTGCTTGGCTCATACGAAAACGAGAAGTACCTATGGGGCAACGGACCGCTCGAATCATTGAAGATTGCAGCCAATACCAATACGACTGCGAATAGCGCGATCCATGATATCGCAAAGGGGCTGGCCGATGCGGATGCGGGCGTTGACGAGAAGGTTCCCGCCAACTGGGTCGCCTCGCATTGGTTGGGCTATGCGATCACAAACGACGAATATGGTCTGAATGAAGATACGAAGTCTGCCGCAAGCCCATACGCAGGCATACTGCAGCGCTTCGCCAAGCAACTTGCGCAAAGCTCGGCCTTCACAAGCAACACCGAGTTCAAGAAAGAAACGGGCAGTCTTTCCATTGCAGCAGGGGAGTCCTTCACCATAGGTGGTTTGAAGACGGGTCTTTACCTGATCACCAGCACCAAGGCCGATACTCTCCCCATGATTGTCGGTACCAAATCGTGGGACGGCTTTAACTTTGTCGATTACGAAGATGTGGGCGGCAACAAGCGCGAGCTTGGTGTCGGTGTCTTGAAGAATGAAGACATTCCGTACATGTGGAAAGAGATCACCAACGGCGAAAACGGCTTTGGCATCCATGACGTCGTGCAATACCAGATCACCTACCCAATACCAGCCATTGGTACTCACAGCACCGATACTTCCTATGCAATTTCCATCGCTGACGGGCCAGGGGCAGGCATCACCTTCGACGAGTCTGAAACGGTCAACAGCCTCAGCATCACCGCGGGGAAGAACCCAGTCGAGCTTTCCAAGGTCGATGGGATAACCGCTGCCGTGACAGGTGGCACATTCAACCTGGGCGGCATCGAAAAGCTCTTCATCGGAGGTTCCTCAGGCGCGTGGACGGATCTGCAGCAGCTGACGGTTGATGTCGTAGATTGGCAGGGTGAGCCTGACACGGAAATTGTCGATGTCTCCCCGGGCACGCTGCTGTACATCCGATTCACGGCACGAGTCAATAACAACGCGGTTTCCATCGACGCGACGCAGTATCCACACACCGACGCGAAGGCAGCTTCCAACCCGGATCTAGCCGCCAACACGGCCACGGCCACGTTGACGCAGCCCGGGGTGAATGATCCAGACGACAAGGATTCTGCGACCGCGTATGTTTTCGGCATCAATCTGAAGAAGGTGAACAAGGGAAATCATAAGCAGACCCTTGAGGGAGCCGAATTCGCAATCAAAAGGCTTAAGGATGATAAGGATCTGAACTTCGACTCAATCGGATCGGGTGAGTTCGAACTCACATGGTCGGGTGTTTCAGTGCCGACCTCGTTCAGCAATGGCGTATTTAAGATCACTGGACTTTCGGCAGGAAAATACGAGTTCACTGAAACGAAGTCACCTTCAGGCTACTATGCCCTCGACCCCTTCATAGTGGTGATCAAGCCGAATTGGTTCACCAGCATCGACCATTACAAGAGCGGCCAGATTGTTGACACACTTGAATATTCGGTTGAAGATGTGGCGGATGACACTGTCTGGATTGGTGATCTGAACACTGACACAGGAAAGTATCAGACCGTCTATGTCGGAGACCCTGAGTCCAATGTTGCCAACCTGCCATATACCGGCGGCATAGGCATTGCAATCTTCCTTATCGTCGGCATATGCGTGACCGTGGTTGGAATTCGCGCGCATAGGCAGAGTGTCAAGGCAGAGACTGCCGCCACTGCGATCTGA
- a CDS encoding SpaA isopeptide-forming pilin-related protein, producing MGKILPKLFRLRVLRMTCIATIVTGLWVAVVVSPSESALADDTGTTSIVIEGDAVSGHTFRAMRIAQYSEIELSSESIPQRVGLQTVEGDATENKTVLSDGSSVGGPDRPLNFKQLLAHEVSALYHAQSSSNKRPEVSDSGEVMSLESSVTWKDPLVWAGNQWQRQVTEADSDPWLNTNTQTVGAIRTLTDWLAMESGINCESASCIGIDNVTSSGEVETDGAIRVRFEGLQPGLYIVIAVETSASPEVQSTTTRSSPMVIGTKIPVTTQGVTEFHDLDSHGLGTMNVKGDAVNASLLIDDEAQNKERTYASGDEVPFVFSTNLPNYDTYSHGAATGSYRDGRISGDISSSGTTLLNRFGNPAGKIATSTSTYGGEGGKPVDYRRPASDGTTRGLGLEVPDALVAADKILPAEGTLDREGAVHSQQVDTHTYDSSPLRFDIIIDYDRNFNNVDPRSIQVSLGDVNLSYMDVCPIDNKNVETPCFGFVQSLANAKGERYFIVQLPSWTLHTHGGEAVQMRYRQAAVVSDAESDVFVTKPTCSASIEFSNDPLSDDYSDFSLSQEFGRIFLSQHLYLFSYGMKLTKIDSKTDRVLKDAEFQFESEGVLQCFRFVKGSYIRSGSKVCGANETGRVVSGDDGSAVIRGLSSHVEYRVQELRQPAGYHASNVGTIDFTIRINPTFDVESWPTAVLAAEFVYSGASYMDSWGLPSYLRPAMTDWVDDVDHIKHTIYAHEVSVLNGASERDVEAIAPFAWDVLAKTGIGLLAFICLAVLLMLLGRLIKWRQRASRHYGPRTAMPLRRERSDRKLE from the coding sequence ATGGGGAAGATTCTCCCGAAGCTCTTTCGACTTCGCGTGCTGCGAATGACGTGCATTGCCACAATCGTGACTGGCCTCTGGGTTGCGGTGGTCGTTTCCCCGAGCGAATCCGCGCTTGCGGATGACACGGGAACCACTTCGATCGTCATCGAAGGCGATGCAGTCTCAGGGCATACGTTCCGAGCCATGCGGATAGCGCAATACAGTGAAATAGAGCTTTCTTCAGAGTCCATTCCGCAGCGCGTGGGACTTCAGACGGTGGAAGGGGATGCCACCGAGAACAAGACCGTTCTCAGCGACGGAAGTTCCGTGGGCGGACCCGATCGGCCACTTAACTTCAAGCAGCTTCTCGCGCATGAAGTGTCCGCCCTGTACCATGCGCAGAGCTCGAGCAACAAGAGGCCTGAGGTGTCCGATTCGGGGGAGGTCATGAGCCTCGAATCGAGCGTCACTTGGAAAGATCCTCTCGTATGGGCGGGGAATCAATGGCAGAGACAGGTGACCGAGGCCGATTCCGACCCCTGGCTCAACACGAACACGCAGACGGTGGGAGCGATCAGGACCTTGACCGATTGGCTGGCGATGGAGTCTGGCATCAACTGCGAGTCAGCGTCCTGCATAGGAATCGACAATGTGACGTCGTCAGGAGAGGTTGAGACCGACGGTGCCATCCGAGTGCGTTTCGAAGGTCTTCAGCCTGGGCTATACATCGTGATTGCAGTGGAAACGTCTGCTTCGCCTGAGGTACAATCTACGACGACGAGATCAAGTCCCATGGTGATCGGGACCAAAATCCCCGTAACGACCCAAGGTGTCACTGAGTTCCATGATCTTGACAGCCATGGCCTCGGAACGATGAACGTCAAGGGCGATGCGGTGAATGCCTCGCTCCTGATAGACGATGAGGCTCAGAACAAGGAAAGAACTTACGCATCGGGAGATGAAGTTCCGTTCGTGTTCTCAACCAACCTACCTAACTACGATACGTACAGTCATGGTGCTGCGACCGGTTCGTACAGGGACGGGAGAATTTCAGGTGATATCTCCTCGAGCGGCACGACATTGCTGAATCGCTTTGGCAATCCGGCAGGGAAAATCGCAACAAGCACGTCAACCTACGGCGGAGAAGGCGGCAAGCCTGTGGACTACCGTCGACCGGCGTCTGACGGCACGACTCGAGGCCTGGGCTTGGAAGTCCCTGACGCTCTGGTGGCAGCTGACAAAATCCTGCCAGCTGAAGGGACACTGGATCGAGAAGGTGCCGTTCACAGCCAGCAGGTGGACACGCACACCTATGATTCAAGTCCATTGCGCTTTGACATCATCATCGATTACGACAGAAACTTCAACAATGTCGATCCGAGATCGATCCAAGTCAGCTTAGGCGATGTGAACCTGTCATATATGGATGTCTGTCCCATCGACAACAAGAACGTTGAGACGCCTTGCTTCGGATTCGTCCAGTCCTTGGCAAACGCGAAGGGAGAACGGTACTTCATCGTTCAGCTGCCTTCGTGGACATTGCATACCCATGGCGGAGAGGCTGTCCAGATGCGATATCGTCAGGCAGCCGTCGTGTCAGACGCTGAGTCGGATGTGTTCGTGACCAAGCCGACGTGCTCTGCGAGCATAGAATTCTCGAATGATCCGCTGTCGGATGACTATTCCGATTTCTCCCTTTCGCAGGAGTTTGGCAGAATATTCCTGTCCCAGCACCTGTATCTGTTCAGCTATGGCATGAAGCTGACAAAAATTGATTCCAAGACCGATCGAGTTCTGAAAGACGCAGAATTTCAGTTCGAATCTGAAGGCGTGCTTCAATGCTTCAGATTCGTCAAAGGTTCGTACATCCGTTCGGGGAGCAAGGTGTGCGGCGCGAACGAAACGGGCCGTGTAGTCAGTGGCGACGATGGAAGCGCCGTTATCAGGGGGCTGTCCTCGCATGTGGAATATCGGGTTCAGGAGCTCAGACAGCCAGCCGGATACCATGCATCGAATGTCGGAACCATTGACTTTACGATCAGGATCAATCCGACCTTTGACGTGGAAAGCTGGCCGACGGCGGTTCTTGCCGCTGAATTTGTGTATTCGGGAGCAAGCTACATGGATTCATGGGGATTGCCGTCATATCTGCGTCCTGCGATGACCGATTGGGTGGATGATGTCGACCACATCAAGCACACCATCTATGCGCATGAAGTCAGCGTTCTCAATGGGGCCAGCGAAAGGGATGTCGAGGCAATCGCGCCGTTCGCCTGGGATGTGCTGGCAAAGACGGGAATTGGG